The Rhinatrema bivittatum chromosome 4, aRhiBiv1.1, whole genome shotgun sequence genome window below encodes:
- the LOC115090878 gene encoding histone H3.3 produces the protein MARTKQTARKSTGGKAPRKQLATKAARKSAPSTGGVKKPHRYRPGTVALREIRRYQKSTELLIRKLPFQRLVREIAQDFKTDLRFQSAAIGALQEASEAYLVGLFEDTNLCAIHAKRVTIMPKDIQLARRIRGERA, from the exons ATGGCTCGTACCAAGCAGACTGCTCGTAAATCCACTGGTGGGAAGGCTCCCCGCAAACAACTGGCGACTAAAGCCGCTAGGAAAAGTGCGCCCTCTACTGGAGGAGTGAAGAAACCCCATCGTTACAG GCCTGGTACTGTAGCACTACGTGAAATTCGTCGTTACCAAAAGTCCACAGAGCTGCTGATCCGTAAGCTTCCATTCCAACGGTTGGTAAGGGAAATCGCCCAGGACTTCAAAACAGACTTGAGGTTCCAGAGTGCAGCCATTGGTGCACTTCAG GAGGCTAGTGAAGCATACCTTGTTGGTTTGTTTGAAGATACCAACCTGTGCGCTATTCATGCCAAGAGAGTCACCATCATGCCTAAAGATATCCAGCTGGCTCGCAGGATACGGGGAGAGAGAGCTTAA